From a region of the Roseivirga sp. 4D4 genome:
- a CDS encoding tetratricopeptide repeat protein has translation MMSNFDLLDRYFSNELDKSELKAFNERLKTDPQFNHEFQEIKEVKLAVKLEARKNIKSLLTDIEDSLNQEELTTNNNQTAMKRMLTVAASLILMVSVSYFVLNGSGQPSPQDVFTEYYKPYNNLNGQVRGEAIETESMSAAAYSAYDAGNYALAVENFEALVEVEKTAENYFYMGIANIEIGDYKTAVENLNTTLNNFSTFKDQSKWYLSMALLADKKVEEALTSLVGLNFSKGSFQKRSKMVLSRLGYETLETAGEGPIIIIEEEPDIDSPDGSFVDQRRVQFGELSDFNSRKLYRFHTDDPITGLQDGDIVEFIILREAKGRNGKGFAFILDKRM, from the coding sequence ATGATGAGCAATTTTGATCTGCTAGACAGATACTTTTCCAATGAGCTTGACAAAAGCGAACTTAAAGCCTTTAATGAAAGGCTGAAGACTGATCCACAATTCAACCATGAATTTCAGGAGATCAAAGAGGTTAAACTTGCCGTCAAATTAGAAGCCCGCAAAAACATTAAGTCCTTACTGACTGACATCGAGGACTCCCTCAACCAAGAGGAATTGACGACTAACAACAATCAGACTGCTATGAAAAGAATGTTAACCGTGGCTGCCAGCCTGATACTGATGGTATCGGTCAGCTACTTTGTCCTCAACGGGAGCGGGCAACCGTCACCGCAGGACGTATTTACAGAATATTACAAACCTTATAATAACCTTAACGGACAAGTCAGGGGCGAAGCCATAGAAACAGAATCAATGAGTGCTGCTGCTTACAGTGCTTATGATGCAGGTAACTATGCCTTGGCAGTTGAAAACTTCGAAGCTTTAGTAGAAGTAGAAAAGACCGCTGAAAACTACTTCTATATGGGTATTGCCAATATAGAAATCGGTGATTATAAAACTGCCGTTGAGAACTTAAATACTACACTGAATAACTTCTCTACTTTCAAAGATCAGTCGAAATGGTATTTGAGTATGGCGCTTTTAGCTGATAAGAAAGTGGAGGAAGCGTTGACTTCATTGGTTGGCCTAAACTTTTCAAAAGGGTCATTCCAAAAAAGAAGTAAAATGGTACTTAGTCGATTGGGTTATGAAACTCTCGAAACCGCAGGTGAAGGACCAATAATTATAATAGAGGAAGAGCCGGATATTGATTCTCCCGATGGTTCGTTCGTTGACCAGAGGAGGGTCCAGTTTGGTGAGTTATCAGACTTCAATTCCAGAAAACTATACAGATTTCATACAGACGACCCTATTACTGGTCTGCAAGATGGAGACATTGTTGAGTTTATTATTTTACGTGAGGCCAAAGGTAGAAATGGGAAAGGCTTTGCTTTTATTCTCGACAAAAGAATGTAA
- a CDS encoding RNA polymerase sigma factor, with amino-acid sequence MSVNSLILRLRNGDRTALEDIYKKYRASFLKWITYTHKCTDDEAVDIFQYSILSFYENVLEESFEEMNEAGIKTYLYSIGKNKLLADTRKNSKISYQEEIDEDELFEALEEENPEKEVRLNKIKKLVSELGEPCSEILRLFYFNNLSNDEIAEVMRYKNGNTVKNLKYKCIQRIKNQL; translated from the coding sequence ATGAGTGTAAACTCGTTGATCTTGCGATTGCGGAACGGTGATCGTACTGCACTTGAGGACATTTATAAGAAATATAGGGCCAGTTTTTTAAAGTGGATCACCTATACCCACAAGTGCACCGATGACGAGGCTGTTGATATTTTTCAATACTCCATACTCTCCTTCTACGAAAACGTTCTAGAAGAGTCATTTGAAGAAATGAATGAAGCAGGGATTAAGACTTATCTCTACTCTATCGGCAAGAACAAGCTACTCGCAGACACGCGAAAAAATTCAAAGATCTCTTATCAAGAAGAAATTGATGAAGACGAGCTTTTCGAGGCACTGGAAGAAGAAAATCCAGAGAAAGAGGTCAGACTTAATAAAATCAAAAAGCTCGTTTCCGAGCTGGGAGAACCCTGTAGTGAAATACTAAGACTTTTTTATTTCAACAACCTGAGCAACGATGAGATTGCCGAGGTAATGAGATATAAAAATGGAAACACTGTAAAGAATTTGAAATACAAGTGTATCCAGAGAATAAAGAATCAACTATAG
- a CDS encoding response regulator, translating to MDEEFVDGVEKKETVFNDVLSEITILIIDDNPINLIVAEKTLKKFGAKSIKALSAKEGIQKFSSEKVNLVLMDLHMPGIDGYKGTKLLHESDKYKESPVPVLAYTTFAYDEVKEKVEAHKLDGYIGKPFTQGQVFETIMSVLSIESDSKQA from the coding sequence ATGGACGAAGAGTTCGTGGATGGTGTTGAGAAAAAGGAAACCGTCTTCAACGATGTTTTATCAGAGATAACGATTCTCATTATTGATGATAACCCCATTAACCTGATCGTGGCGGAGAAAACTTTAAAAAAGTTTGGAGCAAAATCAATTAAAGCACTTTCGGCTAAAGAGGGAATTCAAAAATTCTCTTCTGAAAAGGTCAACTTGGTGTTGATGGATTTGCATATGCCCGGTATAGATGGCTATAAGGGCACTAAGCTGCTTCACGAATCAGACAAGTATAAGGAATCACCTGTTCCGGTATTGGCCTATACTACTTTTGCTTATGATGAGGTAAAAGAAAAAGTTGAGGCACACAAGCTCGATGGATATATTGGAAAGCCGTTTACTCAAGGTCAGGTTTTTGAAACTATCATGTCGGTTTTGAGCATTGAATCCGATTCAAAACAAGCTTAA
- the glyA gene encoding serine hydroxymethyltransferase, with the protein MQQDQTVFDLISREEKRQTEGLELIASENYASPQVIQAMGSVLTNKYAEGLPGKRYYGGCEVVDEIENLAIDRVKELFGAVWANVQPHSGAQANAAVMLACLNPGDKILGFDLSHGGHLTHGSPVNFSGKLYQPFFYGVEKETGLIDWDKVVATARKEKPQMIICGASAYSRDWDYATLREVADEIGAILLADISHPSGLIARGLLSDPLEHCHIVTTTTHKTLRGPRGGLIMMGEDFENPWGHKTMKGDVKMMSQLLDGGVFPGTQGGPLEHVIAAKAVAFGEALSDEYMEYVLQVKKNAAVMAQAFVNKGYDLISGGTDNHLMLIDLRSKGLTGKLAEKALGLADITINKNMVPFDDRSPFVTSGMRVGTAAVTTRGLVEADMERIVDFIDRVLSDPENEENLNNVKGEVNAWMNQYPLFKA; encoded by the coding sequence ATGCAGCAAGACCAAACCGTCTTTGATCTGATATCAAGAGAAGAGAAAAGACAAACCGAAGGCCTCGAACTAATTGCCTCAGAAAACTATGCTTCACCTCAGGTCATTCAAGCCATGGGCTCCGTTCTGACCAACAAATACGCTGAAGGACTTCCCGGAAAAAGATATTATGGCGGCTGTGAGGTAGTCGATGAAATCGAAAATCTGGCAATTGACCGAGTAAAAGAACTTTTTGGAGCAGTTTGGGCGAATGTGCAGCCGCACTCTGGTGCTCAGGCGAACGCTGCCGTTATGTTGGCTTGCTTAAACCCAGGGGATAAAATTTTAGGATTTGACCTTTCCCACGGGGGTCACTTAACGCACGGGTCTCCTGTTAACTTCTCTGGTAAACTTTACCAGCCCTTCTTTTATGGTGTTGAGAAAGAGACAGGCCTGATCGATTGGGACAAAGTGGTAGCCACTGCACGCAAAGAAAAACCTCAAATGATCATTTGTGGCGCTTCTGCTTATAGCCGTGACTGGGACTATGCCACGTTAAGAGAAGTTGCCGATGAAATTGGAGCAATCCTCCTGGCTGATATTTCGCACCCTTCTGGGCTAATTGCGCGAGGCTTACTCAGCGATCCACTAGAACACTGCCACATTGTAACAACGACTACCCACAAAACTTTGAGAGGTCCACGTGGTGGACTGATCATGATGGGCGAAGATTTTGAAAACCCTTGGGGTCACAAGACCATGAAGGGAGACGTAAAAATGATGTCTCAGTTATTGGATGGTGGCGTATTTCCAGGAACGCAGGGTGGACCTTTAGAACATGTGATTGCTGCAAAGGCTGTTGCTTTTGGTGAGGCCCTAAGTGATGAGTACATGGAGTATGTGCTACAGGTTAAGAAGAATGCGGCAGTAATGGCACAGGCTTTTGTAAATAAGGGCTATGACCTGATTTCAGGAGGAACTGATAACCATTTAATGTTGATCGATCTTAGGTCAAAGGGACTGACGGGCAAGTTGGCGGAGAAAGCGCTGGGCCTGGCAGATATCACCATCAATAAGAACATGGTTCCTTTTGATGACAGGTCTCCTTTTGTTACTTCAGGAATGAGAGTAGGAACCGCTGCCGTGACAACAAGAGGACTCGTTGAAGCGGATATGGAGAGGATTGTGGATTTTATCGATAGAGTCTTATCGGATCCAGAAAACGAAGAGAACCTTAATAATGTGAAAGGTGAAGTAAACGCCTGGATGAATCAATACCCTTTATTCAAAGCATAA
- the tatC gene encoding twin-arginine translocase subunit TatC, with translation MALDQLPDDPQEKEMGFLDHLEELRWHLVRAVASVLVFSIVAFLFKDIIFELILGPTQSEFWTYQQLCKLADMINTPALCLGDMDMIIQNRTITGQFVWHIKSSLVVGLILGFPYTFWEIWRFVKPGLRNNEKRASRGVVVVVTFLFLLGVFFGYFIVTPLSFNFLYNYELSIKIDNIIDLSSIIGMVATLALACGIMFQLPVVTYILSKAEIITPKLMKRYRRHSIVVILIISAIITPPDVISQIMIALPLAFLYEVSIVISRRIQKKIEKQRL, from the coding sequence TTGGCACTAGACCAGCTACCAGACGATCCACAAGAAAAGGAAATGGGTTTCCTTGACCACCTGGAAGAACTCCGGTGGCATTTGGTACGTGCTGTGGCCTCTGTTTTGGTTTTCTCGATTGTTGCCTTCCTTTTTAAGGATATCATATTCGAGTTAATTCTTGGTCCGACTCAGTCTGAGTTTTGGACCTATCAGCAGCTTTGTAAGCTGGCTGATATGATCAACACCCCTGCCTTATGCCTAGGAGACATGGATATGATTATTCAGAACAGGACCATCACGGGTCAATTCGTTTGGCATATTAAGTCTTCACTAGTAGTGGGACTAATCCTTGGCTTTCCGTATACCTTTTGGGAAATCTGGCGTTTTGTCAAGCCCGGTCTCAGAAACAATGAGAAAAGGGCTTCAAGAGGCGTAGTGGTAGTCGTTACCTTCTTGTTTTTATTGGGAGTGTTCTTTGGCTACTTCATTGTAACGCCATTGAGTTTCAACTTTCTCTACAATTACGAGCTGAGTATCAAGATTGATAATATTATTGACCTGTCCTCTATTATTGGAATGGTTGCTACCTTGGCCTTGGCCTGTGGTATTATGTTCCAATTGCCTGTGGTCACATACATACTTTCAAAAGCCGAGATCATCACACCCAAGTTGATGAAGCGCTATAGAAGACATTCAATTGTAGTAATACTGATTATTTCGGCCATTATTACACCACCTGATGTGATTAGCCAAATAATGATAGCCTTGCCGTTAGCCTTCTTATATGAGGTAAGCATAGTCATATCGAGACGAATCCAAAAGAAAATAGAAAAGCAGCGATTATGA
- the rpiB gene encoding ribose 5-phosphate isomerase B has protein sequence MMKKVGIGGDHAGFEYKQKVVAFLNAQGYEVKDFGPDSSDSVDYPDYIHPMANAIEAGELDCGIAICGSGNGVCMTANKHQDIRAALVWENELAALARQHNNANVVCIPARFVDYDLAQEMVSTFLTTDFEGGRHERRVNKISCQ, from the coding sequence ATTATGAAAAAAGTAGGAATAGGTGGCGATCATGCCGGATTTGAATACAAGCAAAAAGTAGTCGCCTTTTTGAATGCTCAAGGGTATGAGGTGAAGGACTTTGGACCTGATTCATCCGATTCAGTGGATTATCCTGACTATATCCATCCGATGGCTAACGCCATTGAAGCGGGAGAATTAGACTGCGGAATAGCCATCTGTGGTAGTGGCAATGGCGTCTGCATGACAGCCAACAAACATCAGGATATTCGCGCTGCATTAGTTTGGGAAAACGAGTTGGCGGCTCTGGCAAGACAGCATAATAATGCGAATGTCGTGTGCATACCTGCTCGGTTTGTAGATTATGACTTGGCTCAAGAAATGGTATCAACCTTCTTGACAACAGATTTTGAAGGTGGTCGTCACGAGCGCAGGGTCAATAAAATTAGCTGTCAATAA
- a CDS encoding DUF6427 family protein, which yields MLSYFKKNDPYRIIGLLLIILVTRTLFILLFNTDDWGLSLDDSGPLSTQVIHAGPISNLLLIALASINLEVIDIILAGGLILLNGILLNSIFIRNASFQESTYVPAAIYIILMSASKDFYYLSPALIGSSFLLISLNYLFYHIKYRGTEENILSTGFTIGLAGLCYYPFLWVYLMVLIIYLLYSGTITRRYFLLTWGFILPPLLTWLVFFLMDNDQAFLNTMFSGMVDYQVLGELLNRPLIVYGLALALSLVAAIQNFSGQGMTNHQILVQKAISWVGFFGITSFAIFGSDSLTTLAFALPALAYFGTKLFEDIAKKYVAELLFFGLAAAAIATLALAY from the coding sequence TTGCTCAGTTATTTTAAGAAGAACGACCCCTACCGAATTATCGGGCTACTCTTGATCATTTTGGTCACAAGGACCTTATTTATTTTACTCTTTAATACCGATGATTGGGGTTTAAGTCTTGACGATAGTGGTCCACTTTCTACCCAAGTCATTCATGCTGGTCCGATATCGAACCTCCTACTCATTGCACTTGCGTCAATTAATCTCGAGGTAATTGACATCATCTTAGCTGGGGGGCTCATCCTGCTCAATGGAATTTTACTGAATTCCATTTTCATTAGAAATGCCTCTTTTCAAGAAAGCACCTATGTTCCAGCGGCCATCTACATTATCCTGATGAGCGCATCTAAAGACTTTTATTACTTAAGTCCTGCCTTGATAGGCAGCAGCTTTCTTTTGATCTCTCTCAACTATTTGTTCTACCACATTAAGTACAGGGGAACAGAAGAGAATATTTTAAGCACTGGCTTTACGATCGGCCTAGCAGGTCTGTGTTATTACCCCTTCCTATGGGTTTACCTGATGGTACTGATCATTTACTTGCTGTACTCAGGTACCATTACGCGCAGGTATTTTCTTTTGACTTGGGGGTTCATACTTCCTCCACTTTTGACCTGGCTTGTTTTCTTTTTAATGGATAATGATCAAGCCTTTTTGAATACCATGTTTTCTGGAATGGTAGATTATCAGGTGCTTGGTGAACTGCTTAATCGACCCCTAATTGTGTACGGCTTAGCGCTTGCCCTCAGCCTGGTAGCAGCCATTCAAAACTTCTCAGGCCAAGGCATGACAAACCATCAGATTTTGGTCCAGAAAGCTATTAGTTGGGTTGGTTTCTTCGGTATTACATCCTTTGCCATTTTTGGATCGGACAGTCTTACCACTTTAGCCTTTGCGCTACCTGCTCTGGCCTATTTCGGTACTAAGTTGTTTGAGGATATTGCCAAGAAGTATGTGGCAGAATTGCTCTTCTTTGGTTTGGCCGCAGCAGCCATCGCTACACTGGCACTTGCTTATTGA
- the rbfA gene encoding 30S ribosome-binding factor RbfA, giving the protein MAGSKRQQKFSKLIQKEVSQIIQQDYSGNFIGKLVTVTDVEMSPDLGLARLYISIFPVSAAEESLEFLNSVKSRIRGSLGRAIGKDVRVIPELAFFNDSTAETASRMDAILGSLDIPKDESSESEED; this is encoded by the coding sequence ATGGCAGGAAGCAAAAGGCAGCAGAAGTTTTCTAAACTGATCCAGAAAGAGGTGAGTCAGATTATTCAGCAAGACTACTCAGGAAATTTCATAGGTAAGCTGGTTACCGTTACGGATGTTGAGATGAGCCCCGATTTAGGCTTAGCGAGACTTTATATTAGCATCTTTCCTGTCAGCGCTGCTGAGGAGTCCTTGGAGTTTCTAAATAGCGTAAAATCAAGAATCCGAGGCTCATTGGGAAGGGCTATCGGCAAGGACGTAAGGGTTATACCGGAATTGGCCTTCTTCAATGATAGCACCGCTGAGACAGCCTCTAGAATGGATGCCATCTTGGGCTCTCTGGATATTCCTAAGGACGAATCATCAGAATCAGAGGAAGATTGA
- a CDS encoding FtsX-like permease family protein yields the protein MNVSSFIAKRYFSSKKTKNFIQVLSWVSMIGVAIGTMALIVVLSVFNGLEDVLRSVYQTFDPDLKIESVKGKSFEVSDEFITDIRQISGVSATAQVIEDNALVSYRDQQVVVSIKGIEEAYLKANKLDTFLLQGELKLKEADQNFAILGAGVAYELGVLLDNDLFEIEIVYPRNLRPEATFSTNSLRRTKVKPAAVFSVEQAYDESLVITSIDAAKRVLGYKEERTSVEVYINEDASLKQVKKDLQTLLGDEFRILDSDEQHSELLKAVKIEKLFVYIALTFITLIASFNIFFSLSMLAIEKRRDVSVLFAFGATKNLIKGIFIKQGVIIAVIGSLAGLSLGLLLCWIQKTYELVGLGMSNAVNQAYPVKIVWSDFLMVGLSITIITILTAYRPAVLASKVNPIAYLD from the coding sequence TTGAACGTCTCCAGCTTCATAGCAAAGCGCTACTTTAGCTCTAAAAAGACAAAGAACTTTATTCAGGTACTCTCCTGGGTATCTATGATCGGTGTGGCTATTGGCACCATGGCATTGATCGTTGTGCTTTCAGTCTTCAACGGCCTCGAAGATGTGTTGCGATCGGTATACCAAACTTTCGATCCGGACCTGAAAATTGAATCTGTGAAGGGAAAATCCTTCGAAGTTTCAGATGAATTTATCACTGACATTCGCCAAATCTCTGGCGTCTCGGCTACGGCACAAGTAATAGAAGACAACGCTTTGGTTTCTTATCGCGATCAGCAGGTTGTGGTGAGTATCAAGGGCATTGAAGAGGCTTATTTGAAGGCCAATAAGTTGGATACCTTTTTACTCCAAGGCGAACTAAAACTGAAGGAAGCAGATCAGAACTTTGCGATCCTAGGCGCAGGAGTGGCCTATGAACTGGGTGTTCTCCTAGACAATGATCTCTTTGAAATCGAAATCGTTTATCCTCGAAACCTGAGACCTGAGGCCACTTTTTCAACCAATTCATTGAGAAGAACGAAGGTCAAACCAGCGGCAGTTTTCAGTGTAGAGCAGGCATATGACGAATCGCTAGTGATTACATCGATTGATGCGGCAAAGCGAGTTTTAGGGTATAAAGAAGAACGAACTTCAGTGGAGGTCTACATTAATGAGGATGCAAGCCTTAAACAGGTTAAGAAGGACTTACAAACCTTATTGGGAGATGAGTTCCGTATTCTGGATAGCGATGAACAGCATTCTGAGTTGCTAAAAGCCGTGAAAATCGAAAAGCTCTTTGTTTACATTGCCCTTACATTTATCACGCTGATTGCGTCTTTCAACATCTTCTTCTCATTGTCTATGCTTGCCATTGAAAAACGCAGGGATGTGTCTGTCCTTTTCGCCTTTGGCGCTACTAAAAACCTGATTAAAGGGATTTTTATCAAACAGGGTGTCATCATTGCAGTTATCGGAAGCTTGGCTGGTTTGTCGCTGGGTTTATTGCTTTGTTGGATTCAGAAAACCTATGAGTTGGTAGGTCTGGGCATGTCAAATGCTGTCAATCAGGCTTACCCCGTAAAGATCGTGTGGTCAGACTTTTTAATGGTTGGATTAAGCATTACGATTATTACCATTCTGACAGCTTATAGACCGGCCGTTTTGGCCTCCAAAGTCAATCCAATCGCCTACTTAGATTAA
- a CDS encoding DEAD/DEAH box helicase, with translation MKVSTAQPFQLIYSLYEHEYLGYLFESFVVQLDEKGRLTLQHQNISSKNATEFGAGLDDTDYELIKLMDEMQQEAIVLKFYKQRVKPADFFFKVYDKEKGDKALQDTIHHHLEHRRAKILERLDGKRIFEMGRDGEPAWKEISWEKEKATVLFHFRRNEENTHYFPTMKHKGEKVEWQYNGSFLVCHEPAWLIVGNKLLRFAKNVDGKKLRPFLNKKFIVVPRKVEETYYEKFVTQLVASFDVYAKGFDINTESYPVKPVIAFSELVQTTNGELFASNGNSNGNDEESKILFKLGFDYGPYQFPYESAPNSSVKLEKKDDSYVFHKVRRDADTEIDLVQRLQESGLKFQNGRVAMSRGRAFSWLKDNAEVLEAYNISVKQTDAERKKYFVGESSLEIKVNESIDWFDIHAVVRFGDFEISFNELRKLINKKSKEIKLPNGEIAVIPEAWLTDYAELFAFIEEDGQGQSLKLRKHHLSLVEDLRNGRLAQVTMDRKLQKLQGFDEIEDYAIPEGFKGQLRPYQKAGYNWMRFLAEYSFGGCLADDMGLGKTVQTLALLQSQKSEGAIQTSLLIMPTSLIYNWQIEASKFTPKLKVLIYAGTQRDKNPERFANYDLVITSYGITRVDIDILKSFYFNYVILDESQAIKNPDSLIAKSVGKLKSRHRLILTGTPLENSTMDLWSQLSFVNPGLLGAEKYFKNEFQLPIEKKQDVEKTRKLNVIIKPFILRRHKSQVAKDLPEKIESVKFSEMSPEQAEKYEEVKSFYRNKILDTIESSGIKKSQLLLLQGLTKLRQIANHPKMVEEDFEGDSGKLEDIRYMIESALSEGHKILIFSQFVKHLTIVRKYFDDKGLQYSYLDGTTKDRQGQVDAFQNNKDIKLFLISLRAGGLGLNLTEADYVFLLDPWWNPAIEEQAVDRAHRIGQKKTVFTYKFIARDTVEEKILALQKNKLKLASDLISTEESFIKKLTTEDISELLA, from the coding sequence ATGAAGGTTTCAACTGCTCAACCGTTCCAATTAATTTACTCTCTCTATGAGCATGAGTACCTCGGGTACTTGTTCGAATCTTTCGTTGTTCAACTCGATGAAAAAGGGCGTTTAACACTGCAACATCAGAATATTTCCTCTAAAAATGCCACAGAGTTTGGTGCTGGTTTAGACGATACGGACTACGAGCTGATCAAGTTAATGGACGAGATGCAGCAGGAGGCCATTGTATTGAAGTTCTACAAGCAAAGAGTCAAGCCTGCCGACTTTTTCTTCAAGGTTTACGATAAGGAAAAGGGCGATAAGGCATTGCAAGATACTATCCATCATCACCTCGAGCATAGAAGAGCCAAGATTCTGGAGAGGCTCGATGGTAAGAGAATCTTTGAAATGGGCCGCGATGGCGAGCCAGCCTGGAAAGAGATCTCTTGGGAAAAGGAAAAGGCAACGGTCCTCTTTCACTTTAGAAGAAACGAGGAAAACACCCACTACTTCCCTACTATGAAGCATAAGGGGGAGAAAGTGGAATGGCAGTATAATGGATCTTTTCTAGTGTGCCATGAACCAGCCTGGTTGATTGTTGGCAACAAGCTCTTGCGCTTTGCCAAAAATGTGGATGGCAAGAAACTTCGACCCTTCCTAAATAAAAAGTTCATTGTAGTACCCAGAAAGGTTGAAGAGACCTATTACGAAAAGTTTGTCACCCAATTAGTGGCCTCTTTCGATGTATATGCCAAGGGTTTTGACATTAATACGGAGAGTTACCCCGTTAAACCAGTAATTGCTTTTTCAGAACTTGTTCAAACAACTAATGGAGAGCTGTTTGCTAGTAATGGCAATTCGAATGGGAACGATGAGGAGAGTAAAATACTTTTCAAACTAGGTTTTGACTATGGCCCTTATCAATTTCCCTATGAAAGTGCACCCAATTCATCGGTGAAACTTGAAAAGAAGGACGACTCCTATGTTTTCCATAAAGTAAGGCGTGATGCAGATACTGAAATAGACCTGGTACAGCGGCTGCAGGAGTCAGGCTTGAAATTTCAGAATGGAAGAGTCGCCATGTCTCGAGGAAGAGCCTTCTCTTGGCTAAAAGACAACGCTGAGGTGCTTGAAGCTTACAATATCAGTGTCAAGCAGACCGATGCCGAGCGCAAGAAGTACTTTGTTGGTGAATCTTCACTGGAAATTAAGGTAAACGAAAGCATCGACTGGTTTGATATTCATGCTGTAGTACGTTTCGGAGACTTCGAGATTTCATTTAATGAGCTTCGTAAACTCATTAATAAAAAGAGTAAAGAAATTAAGCTTCCCAATGGTGAGATCGCTGTGATCCCTGAGGCCTGGCTAACGGATTACGCGGAACTTTTTGCCTTTATTGAAGAAGATGGGCAAGGCCAAAGCCTTAAGCTTCGAAAACATCACCTTTCGCTGGTAGAAGACCTGAGAAACGGAAGGTTGGCTCAGGTTACTATGGACCGAAAGCTTCAAAAGCTTCAAGGCTTTGATGAAATCGAAGACTATGCTATTCCGGAAGGTTTCAAAGGGCAACTCAGGCCCTATCAGAAGGCGGGCTATAACTGGATGCGATTTTTGGCTGAGTATAGCTTTGGAGGTTGTCTGGCAGACGATATGGGGCTTGGTAAAACGGTGCAGACATTGGCCTTACTACAATCTCAGAAAAGCGAAGGAGCCATTCAAACGTCCTTGCTCATTATGCCAACCTCGCTTATCTATAACTGGCAAATTGAGGCCTCTAAGTTCACTCCTAAGCTGAAAGTGCTCATATATGCCGGAACTCAGCGGGACAAGAACCCTGAGCGATTCGCAAATTATGATTTAGTGATTACCTCTTATGGCATAACCCGAGTAGATATTGATATACTAAAATCATTCTATTTCAACTATGTGATATTGGACGAGTCGCAGGCCATTAAAAACCCTGACTCACTGATAGCGAAATCTGTCGGTAAACTCAAATCGCGACATCGCCTCATTCTAACTGGTACTCCGTTAGAAAACAGCACGATGGACCTTTGGTCTCAATTGAGCTTTGTTAACCCAGGCCTTTTGGGTGCCGAGAAATACTTCAAAAACGAGTTCCAACTGCCGATTGAGAAAAAACAAGATGTTGAGAAAACGCGCAAGCTCAATGTGATCATCAAACCATTCATTCTGCGGAGACATAAGTCTCAAGTGGCAAAAGATCTTCCTGAAAAGATTGAGAGTGTCAAGTTTAGTGAAATGTCTCCCGAACAGGCTGAGAAGTACGAAGAGGTCAAATCATTCTACAGAAATAAAATTCTTGATACTATTGAGTCAAGTGGTATTAAAAAGTCGCAATTGCTATTGCTACAAGGTTTGACAAAGCTTCGTCAAATAGCCAACCACCCAAAAATGGTCGAGGAAGACTTTGAGGGAGATTCTGGTAAGCTGGAAGATATCCGCTACATGATCGAGTCTGCGCTTAGCGAAGGGCATAAGATTTTAATTTTTAGCCAGTTTGTGAAGCATTTGACCATCGTGCGCAAGTACTTTGACGATAAGGGGCTTCAGTATTCCTATCTGGATGGAACGACCAAAGATCGCCAGGGCCAGGTCGATGCTTTCCAGAATAACAAAGACATTAAGCTATTTCTGATTTCGCTTCGTGCAGGCGGCCTCGGCCTTAACCTAACCGAGGCCGATTATGTCTTTTT